The Humulus lupulus chromosome 4, drHumLupu1.1, whole genome shotgun sequence genome has a window encoding:
- the LOC133831126 gene encoding TSL-kinase interacting protein 1, whose translation MESRVILQSEAHLNSDNTAFQDSEHGVAPSAPIHLVPQQPVKKQTRQWAAWTRQEEENFFTALRQVGKNFEKITCRVQSKNKDQVRHYYYRLVRRMNKLLGPGLYLDAKNSKDTNAAMLRWWSLLEKYSCKASKLHLKPRRFKIFIEALEHQLLKDRKKSVRKRPTHGDYCPPTPNTVTNQGRTSGHDNRTVKLVLVDSQNIQKVGSGKAPLKRNVNLSINRSNNKGDSTTMKPARQQRRKPGVVSSAAYKKWEKAAIAGVSLVADAAEHLERTSTDKELEQNQSTSGQKKSSDPAGQVLFSLPNFPQNPFAESNINSSMKLKLQLFPIDDGTRRALEMDKHNPHLELTLSNRKRISSVLEHLNRKWGSSKVASGELVLFPYSVQKENIVGHQSWTQDSVASAADVYAMIGSPQVFRLRYGWIPTAEHGFATLQEKATLPSCSISGEPNVIIEKRDQDMRSSTPMSVPSTAHQSMDLHEDNLASVNKNHASALISTNVLLNERRYSSAGPSDNLLDSSDPTANKFWHGKGAGGETSMRQLGDTDDIRLSNGSGLSPGEWADSLTNISVGDLLSGVSQDMKANCIDPPVAESAHCLQQMPFSCDSFDAAIAAHISRQQDKMGCQPTLVSSIWDAEETCDGFLFQKNHVHCQEAESLSGVATPNARKQTTGTNLMESIHLDEELSEVEGPTDDSAQGDPMDDRGPDSQLLENPAKDFSELADIYWPESLGPLDLDIPSSKYHSEDLILSDSLSGLNRLIASSLDAFQNCSFFGLDKKESASTVEARESISFSDFKIGSGL comes from the exons ATGGAGTCAAGGGTCATCTTGCAATCTGAGGCACACCTAAATTCGGACAATACTGCATTTCAAGATAGTGAACATGGTGTAGCCCCTTCTGCACCAATTCACCTTGTGCCCCAGCAGCCTG TAAAAAAGCAAACTCGGCAATGGGCTGCGTGGACTCGTCAAGAGGAGGAAAATTTCTTTACTGCATTACGACAAGTTGGCAAG AATTTTGAAAAGATAACTTGTCGCGTCCAAAGTAAAAACAAGGACCAG GTCAGACATTATTACTATCGTCTTGTGAGACGAATGAACAAGCTTCTTGGCCCAGGATTGTATCTTGATGCGAAAAACTCTAAAGATACTAATGCTGCAATGCTTCGTTG GTGGTCTTTATTGGAAAAGTATAGCTGCAAAGCATCAAAACTTCACTTGAAACCTCGAAGGTTTAAGATATTCATAGAAGCCTTG GAGCACCAACTGTTAAAGGACCGAAAGAAGAGCGTTAGAAAACGGCCTACTCATGGGGATTATTGCCCTCCTACTCCTAACACAGTTACAAATCAGGGTAGAACTTCAGGCCATGATAATCGTACTGTTAAATTGGTTCTTGTCGACAGTCAAAACATTCAGAAAGTAGGATCTGGAAAAGCACCGTTGAAGCGCAATGTAAACTTAAGCATTAACCGTAGCAATAATAAAGGAGACTCAACTACCATGAAACCTGCAAGGCAACAACGACGGAAACCAG GTGTTGTATCATCTGCAGCATATAAAAAATGGGAAAAGGCAGCTATTGCTGGAGTCTCTTTGGTTGCTGATGCGGCTGAGCACTTGGAACGGACATCAACTGACAAAGAGCTTGAGCAAAACCAAAGTACCTCAG GCCAAAAAAAGAGTTCTGACCCTGCTGGACAAGTTTTGTTCTCTTTGCctaattttcctcaaaatccttTTGCTGAGAGCAATATAAACTCTTCAATGAAGCTTAAGCTCCAGTTATTTCCAATTGATGATGGTACTAGAAGAGCCTTGGAAATG GATAAACATAATCCCCACCTTGAGCTCACTCTTAGTAATCGAAAAAGAATATCATCAGTTTTGGAACATCTAAATCGTAAATGGGGCAGTTCTAAGGTTGCCTCTGGAGAGCTAGTGCTTTTCCCTTACAGTGTTCAAAAAGAAAATATAGTTGGTCATCAGAGCTGGACTCAAGACTCGGTTGCCAGCGCAGCTGATGTATATGCTATGATTGGAAGTCCACAAGTTTTTCGATTAAG GTATGGTTGGATTCCCACTGCCGAACATGGGTTTGCCACATTGCAAGAGAAAGCAACTTTGCCATCTTGCTCCATTTCAGGAGAGCCTAATGTAATTATTGAAAAGAGGGACCAGGATATGCGGAGTTCAACACCCATGTCCGTCCCATCAACTGCTCATCAATCCATGGATCTTCATGAGGATAATCTAGCCTCGGTGAACAAAAACCATGCTTCTGCTTTGATTTCAACTAATGTGCTGCTGAATGAGAGAAGGTATAGTTCTGCAGGTCCAAGTGATAACCTTCTGGACTCCTCTGATCCTACTGCAAATAAATTCTGGCATGGAAAGGGTGCTGGTGGTGAGACTAGCATGAGGCAATTGGGAGATACG GATGACATAAGGTTAAGCAATGGAAGTGGTCTTTCTCCTGGTGAGTGGGCTGATAGCCTCACCAACATAAGTGTTGGAGATCTACTTTCAGGAGTGTCTCAAGATATGAAAGCTAACTGCATTGATCCTCCAGTTGCTGAAAGCGCTCACTGCCTTCAGCAGATGCCATTCAGCTGTGACTCATTTGATGCTGCTATTGCTGCTCATATTTCTAGGCAGCAGGACAAAATGGGTTGTCAGCCTACTTTGGTGTCTTCGATTTGGGATGCTGAAGAAACTTGTGACGGCTTCTTATTTCAAAAAAACCATGTCCATTGTCAGGAGGCTGAAAGTCTATCTGGTGTTGCTACTCCAAATGCTCGCAAACAAACTACCGGGACAAACTTGATGGAATCTATCCATTTGGATGAG GAGTTATCTGAGGTGGAGGGACCAACTGATGATTCTGCTCAAGGAGATCCTATGGATGACCGTGGGCCTGATTCGCAACTCTTAGAGAATCCAGCTAAAGATTTCAGCGAGCTTGCAGATATATATTGG CCCGAGTCCCTAGGACCATTAGATTTGGATATACCATCTTCCAAGTACCACTCCGAAGATCTTATTCTAAGCGATAGCCTTAGCGGATTGAACCGTCTGATAGCCAGCAGTTTAGATGCATTTCAAAATTGTTCATTTTTTGGGTTGGACAAGAAAGAATCAGCGTCAACAGTGGAGGCTCGAGAATCCATCTCCTTTTCAGATTTTAAAATTGGCAGTGGTCTTTGA